Proteins co-encoded in one Arachis hypogaea cultivar Tifrunner chromosome 13, arahy.Tifrunner.gnm2.J5K5, whole genome shotgun sequence genomic window:
- the LOC112738302 gene encoding glycerophosphocholine acyltransferase 1 isoform X2: protein MSDNEEYYIQYGDGQPEKVRRRFRDRSKEVLSKQAVMIAKRAEEHESFLSKVTHLLGVLSFGGFCFLLGARPQDVPLVYCLFYVIFVPLRWIYYKFKKWHYYLLGPLAWALIVWRCSLVFSSVDKIVSVLIHLLPGLVFFTIRWWNPTALEALKAERNTWSYAEDKSYLWMWLVLVPLVVYSLWQILYYLIVNVLRRQRFSRDPEVMTSYRELSKKAKKANNLWWRLSGLLGDQNRLLMFIFLQAVFTVATTALTVPIFLSYEISVVFQILKVSASAWNGASFLLDVMPRQVILKEKKKSEMQPAVQNQNENSS from the exons ATGTCAGATAACGAAGAGTATTACATACAGTACGGCGATGGGCAACCTGAGAAGGTGAGGCGCAGGTTCAGAGACAGGTCCAAG GAGGTTCTGTCCAAACAAGCCGTTATGATCGCCAAACGGGCCGAAGAACACGAAAGCTTCCTCAGCAAG GTGACGCATCTTTTGGGGGTTCTTTCTTTTGGTGGGTTTTGCTTCCTCCTTGGGGCAA GACCACAGGACGTTCCCTTAGTGTATTGTTTATTCTATGTCATATTTGTTCCTCTTCGCTGGATATACTATAAGTTCAAGAAATGGCATTACTATCTTCTG GGGCCGTTGGCGTGGGCTTTGATTGTTTGGCGCTGCAGCTTGGTCTTCAGTTCCGTAGACAAAATTGTCAGTGTTCTTATCCATCTTTTACCTG GGTTGGTTTTCTTTACCATCCGGTGGTGGAACCCTACGGCCTTGGAGGCCTTGAAGGCAGAGAGAAATACATGGTCTTATGCCGAAGATAAATCCTATCTCTGGATGTGGTTGGTTCTGGTTCCCTTAGTGGTTTATTCTTTGTGGCAGATTCTATACTATCTCATTGTCAATGTGTTACGCCGGCAAAGGTTTTCAAGAGATCCTGAAGTTATGACTTCATACAG GGAACTCTCGAAAAAGGCTAAGAAAGCAAACAATTTATGGTGGCGCTTAAGCGGCTTGCTTGGCGACCAGAATCGCTTGTTAATGTTCATTTTTCTTCAAGCCGTGTTTACCGTGGCAACCACGGCACTGACTGTTCCGATTTTCCTGTCGTATGAAATATCGGTAGTGTTCCAAATACTCAAGGTCTCCGCTTCAGCGTGGAATGGAGCAAGCTTTCTGTTAGATGTGATGCCTAGGCAGGTAATTCTCAAGGAGAAAAAGAAATCAGAAATGCAACCTGCTGTTCAGAATCAAAATGAGAACTCATCATAG
- the LOC112738302 gene encoding glycerophosphocholine acyltransferase 1 isoform X1, whose translation MSDNEEYYIQYGDGQPEKVRRRFRDRSKEVLSKQAVMIAKRAEEHESFLSKVTHLLGVLSFGGFCFLLGARPQDVPLVYCLFYVIFVPLRWIYYKFKKWHYYLLDFCYYANTIFLVFLLFYPRNEKLFLVCFSFAEGPLAWALIVWRCSLVFSSVDKIVSVLIHLLPGLVFFTIRWWNPTALEALKAERNTWSYAEDKSYLWMWLVLVPLVVYSLWQILYYLIVNVLRRQRFSRDPEVMTSYRELSKKAKKANNLWWRLSGLLGDQNRLLMFIFLQAVFTVATTALTVPIFLSYEISVVFQILKVSASAWNGASFLLDVMPRQVILKEKKKSEMQPAVQNQNENSS comes from the exons ATGTCAGATAACGAAGAGTATTACATACAGTACGGCGATGGGCAACCTGAGAAGGTGAGGCGCAGGTTCAGAGACAGGTCCAAG GAGGTTCTGTCCAAACAAGCCGTTATGATCGCCAAACGGGCCGAAGAACACGAAAGCTTCCTCAGCAAG GTGACGCATCTTTTGGGGGTTCTTTCTTTTGGTGGGTTTTGCTTCCTCCTTGGGGCAA GACCACAGGACGTTCCCTTAGTGTATTGTTTATTCTATGTCATATTTGTTCCTCTTCGCTGGATATACTATAAGTTCAAGAAATGGCATTACTATCTTCTG GATTTTTGTTATTATGCCAATACAATCTTCTTGGTTTTCCTTCTTTTTTATCCAAGAAATGAAAAGCTTTTTCTGGTTTGCTTTTCGTTTGCCGAG GGGCCGTTGGCGTGGGCTTTGATTGTTTGGCGCTGCAGCTTGGTCTTCAGTTCCGTAGACAAAATTGTCAGTGTTCTTATCCATCTTTTACCTG GGTTGGTTTTCTTTACCATCCGGTGGTGGAACCCTACGGCCTTGGAGGCCTTGAAGGCAGAGAGAAATACATGGTCTTATGCCGAAGATAAATCCTATCTCTGGATGTGGTTGGTTCTGGTTCCCTTAGTGGTTTATTCTTTGTGGCAGATTCTATACTATCTCATTGTCAATGTGTTACGCCGGCAAAGGTTTTCAAGAGATCCTGAAGTTATGACTTCATACAG GGAACTCTCGAAAAAGGCTAAGAAAGCAAACAATTTATGGTGGCGCTTAAGCGGCTTGCTTGGCGACCAGAATCGCTTGTTAATGTTCATTTTTCTTCAAGCCGTGTTTACCGTGGCAACCACGGCACTGACTGTTCCGATTTTCCTGTCGTATGAAATATCGGTAGTGTTCCAAATACTCAAGGTCTCCGCTTCAGCGTGGAATGGAGCAAGCTTTCTGTTAGATGTGATGCCTAGGCAGGTAATTCTCAAGGAGAAAAAGAAATCAGAAATGCAACCTGCTGTTCAGAATCAAAATGAGAACTCATCATAG
- the LOC112738302 gene encoding glycerophosphocholine acyltransferase 1 isoform X3, which yields MNTIVIFKNTFTWIFIVFFLTFLIFLSGPQDVPLVYCLFYVIFVPLRWIYYKFKKWHYYLLDFCYYANTIFLVFLLFYPRNEKLFLVCFSFAEGPLAWALIVWRCSLVFSSVDKIVSVLIHLLPGLVFFTIRWWNPTALEALKAERNTWSYAEDKSYLWMWLVLVPLVVYSLWQILYYLIVNVLRRQRFSRDPEVMTSYRELSKKAKKANNLWWRLSGLLGDQNRLLMFIFLQAVFTVATTALTVPIFLSYEISVVFQILKVSASAWNGASFLLDVMPRQVILKEKKKSEMQPAVQNQNENSS from the exons ATGAACACtatagtaatttttaaaaatacatttacttggatctttattgtattttttttaactttcctTATTTTTTTATCAGGACCACAGGACGTTCCCTTAGTGTATTGTTTATTCTATGTCATATTTGTTCCTCTTCGCTGGATATACTATAAGTTCAAGAAATGGCATTACTATCTTCTG GATTTTTGTTATTATGCCAATACAATCTTCTTGGTTTTCCTTCTTTTTTATCCAAGAAATGAAAAGCTTTTTCTGGTTTGCTTTTCGTTTGCCGAG GGGCCGTTGGCGTGGGCTTTGATTGTTTGGCGCTGCAGCTTGGTCTTCAGTTCCGTAGACAAAATTGTCAGTGTTCTTATCCATCTTTTACCTG GGTTGGTTTTCTTTACCATCCGGTGGTGGAACCCTACGGCCTTGGAGGCCTTGAAGGCAGAGAGAAATACATGGTCTTATGCCGAAGATAAATCCTATCTCTGGATGTGGTTGGTTCTGGTTCCCTTAGTGGTTTATTCTTTGTGGCAGATTCTATACTATCTCATTGTCAATGTGTTACGCCGGCAAAGGTTTTCAAGAGATCCTGAAGTTATGACTTCATACAG GGAACTCTCGAAAAAGGCTAAGAAAGCAAACAATTTATGGTGGCGCTTAAGCGGCTTGCTTGGCGACCAGAATCGCTTGTTAATGTTCATTTTTCTTCAAGCCGTGTTTACCGTGGCAACCACGGCACTGACTGTTCCGATTTTCCTGTCGTATGAAATATCGGTAGTGTTCCAAATACTCAAGGTCTCCGCTTCAGCGTGGAATGGAGCAAGCTTTCTGTTAGATGTGATGCCTAGGCAGGTAATTCTCAAGGAGAAAAAGAAATCAGAAATGCAACCTGCTGTTCAGAATCAAAATGAGAACTCATCATAG